A region from the Inhella inkyongensis genome encodes:
- a CDS encoding heavy metal sensor histidine kinase, with translation MSAAIAAQGQSLSRSLSLGLAIQAFAILGLVCALVYVATSLTLSDRQDATLVEKKAMVRHLLAKTSANADKPALEHMLKDFLIGHEEMGLVLKLADGRFLSAGMQPEPDYRQAKRLEFVVSGEGFGTGPSAATLYMDTASDAELLRRLAWILGVCALAGAVIVSAGSSWMVRQAMAPLHGLVQQLRHLRADRLDMRLDGSLQPEELQPVIAQFNELLDRLDRAYRQLEAFNADVAHELNTPLSVLIGSCQLGLQRTRSIDELREILARNLEDLDRMAGIVRDMLFLAKADQGGRIRQGAAVSLRQIALEVVDFHDAALQEAGVQVVVIGDAQIVLDTGLMRRALSNLLSNATRYAEGGSSIYIRIETAGSDEWAVAVENQGPVISAAELRRIFERFYRADHARSRSDVNHGLGLAIVDAIASMHGGRTFAYSDAGRTQVGMYLPQAHRALEQIHTGSPS, from the coding sequence ATGAGCGCAGCCATCGCGGCACAGGGTCAATCGCTTTCAAGAAGCCTGAGCCTAGGACTGGCCATCCAGGCATTCGCCATCCTCGGTCTGGTCTGTGCGCTCGTCTACGTCGCCACCTCGTTGACCTTGTCGGACCGACAGGACGCCACCCTAGTGGAAAAGAAGGCCATGGTGCGCCACCTGCTAGCCAAGACGTCCGCCAATGCCGACAAGCCGGCGCTTGAGCACATGCTCAAAGACTTTCTGATCGGCCACGAGGAAATGGGCTTGGTGCTGAAACTCGCTGATGGCCGATTTTTGTCGGCAGGGATGCAGCCAGAGCCTGACTACCGTCAAGCTAAGCGGCTTGAGTTCGTGGTCAGTGGGGAGGGCTTTGGCACCGGCCCCAGCGCCGCGACCCTGTACATGGATACCGCCAGCGATGCGGAGTTGCTGAGACGCTTGGCTTGGATTCTGGGCGTTTGCGCGCTGGCTGGCGCGGTGATCGTTTCTGCCGGCAGTTCGTGGATGGTTCGTCAGGCCATGGCGCCCTTGCACGGGCTGGTGCAGCAGTTGCGGCATCTGCGAGCCGACCGCTTGGACATGCGTCTGGACGGCTCGCTGCAGCCCGAAGAACTGCAACCTGTCATTGCGCAGTTCAACGAACTTTTGGATCGGCTGGACAGGGCCTATCGGCAACTGGAGGCCTTCAATGCCGATGTGGCACATGAACTCAACACGCCGCTGTCGGTGCTCATCGGCAGCTGTCAGCTCGGGCTGCAGCGCACGCGCAGCATTGACGAGCTGCGCGAGATCCTGGCCCGCAACTTGGAAGACTTGGATCGCATGGCTGGCATCGTCCGAGACATGCTGTTTCTGGCCAAGGCCGACCAGGGCGGGCGGATTCGCCAAGGTGCAGCCGTATCGCTGCGGCAGATTGCACTAGAGGTGGTTGACTTTCACGACGCTGCTCTGCAAGAAGCCGGCGTTCAGGTTGTGGTCATCGGCGATGCACAGATCGTGCTGGATACGGGCCTGATGCGACGCGCCTTGTCCAACCTCCTCAGCAATGCAACCCGCTACGCCGAGGGCGGCTCAAGCATCTACATCCGGATTGAGACCGCCGGCAGCGACGAGTGGGCGGTTGCGGTAGAGAACCAGGGTCCAGTCATTTCGGCGGCCGAGCTACGCCGGATCTTTGAACGCTTCTACCGAGCTGACCACGCCCGCTCCCGAAGCGACGTCAACCACGGGCTCGGTCTGGCTATCGTCGATGCGATTGCAAGCATGCATGGGGGTCGAACCTTCGCGTATTCCGATGCGGGGCGCACACAGGTCGGCATGTACCTGCCCCAGGCCCATCGGGCGCTGGAGCAGATACATACCGGGTCCCCCTCATGA
- a CDS encoding heavy metal response regulator transcription factor: MKILVVEDERRLANYIRQGLTEAGYTVEIAHNGVDGLHAATTNAHDLVVLDRMLPGIDGIAFLKAFRGTHHTPVLMLTARADVDDRVTGLQAGADDYLLKPFAFPELLARIQALLRRRPHAEEAHVGAGTTLKLADLELDLLRRKVVRQGRRIELTAKEFNLLTLLMRRQGEVLSRTEIASLVWDMNFDSETNVVEVAVRRLRGKLDVPFDRPLLHTARGMGYVLEAREP, from the coding sequence ATGAAGATCCTGGTAGTTGAAGACGAGCGGAGGCTGGCGAACTACATCCGGCAGGGCCTGACCGAGGCAGGTTACACGGTGGAGATCGCTCACAACGGCGTCGACGGCCTGCATGCGGCTACGACGAACGCTCACGACCTGGTCGTGCTGGACCGCATGCTGCCCGGCATCGACGGCATCGCCTTCCTCAAGGCTTTTCGCGGCACCCATCACACGCCGGTGCTGATGCTGACGGCGCGTGCCGATGTCGATGATCGTGTCACCGGCTTGCAGGCTGGTGCAGACGACTACTTGCTCAAGCCCTTCGCGTTTCCCGAGCTCCTGGCACGCATTCAGGCGCTGCTGCGCAGGCGCCCACATGCCGAGGAAGCGCATGTCGGCGCCGGGACGACCCTCAAGCTCGCCGATCTAGAGCTGGATCTGTTGAGGCGAAAGGTCGTGCGCCAGGGACGACGCATCGAGCTGACGGCCAAGGAGTTCAACCTCCTTACCCTGCTGATGCGACGTCAGGGCGAGGTTCTGAGCCGGACCGAGATTGCCTCTCTGGTTTGGGATATGAACTTCGACAGCGAAACCAACGTCGTTGAGGTTGCCGTTCGACGACTGCGCGGCAAGCTGGACGTACCTTTTGATCGGCCGCTGCTGCATACCGCGCGGGGGATGGGCTATGTGCTGGAGGCGCGCGAACCATGA